From one Enterobacter kobei genomic stretch:
- the yhfZ gene encoding GntR family transcriptional regulator YhfZ, translated as MRRTFIKKEGVVLTTLARYLLGEKCGNRLKTIDELASECHSSVGLTQAALKTLESSGAIRIERRGRNGSYLVEMDNRTLLKHVDINNVVCAMPLPYTRLYEGLASGLKAQFDGIPFYYAHMRGADIRVECLQNGVYDMAVVSRLAAESYLAQDGLRIALALGPHTYVGEHQLICRKGESGGVKRVGLDNHSADQKIMTEACFGGQDVELIDLPYHESLQRIAKGDVDAVIWNVAAEAELAVLGLEATPLTDDPRFLQATEAVVLIRADDYPMLQLLRAVVDKAALLAHQQRVANGEQEPSY; from the coding sequence ATGCGCCGGACATTTATTAAGAAAGAAGGGGTGGTACTCACCACCCTGGCCCGTTACCTGCTTGGAGAGAAATGCGGTAACCGCCTGAAAACCATTGATGAACTGGCAAGTGAATGCCATTCCTCCGTGGGCCTTACCCAGGCGGCATTGAAAACGCTGGAATCATCGGGTGCCATCCGTATTGAACGACGCGGGCGTAACGGCAGTTATCTGGTCGAGATGGATAACCGTACCTTGCTGAAGCATGTCGATATTAACAACGTCGTCTGTGCGATGCCGCTGCCCTATACCCGCCTGTATGAAGGGCTGGCGAGCGGGCTGAAAGCCCAGTTCGACGGCATCCCGTTTTATTACGCCCATATGCGCGGGGCGGATATTCGCGTGGAGTGCCTGCAAAACGGCGTGTACGACATGGCGGTGGTGTCCCGGCTGGCAGCGGAAAGCTATCTGGCACAGGACGGTTTGCGTATCGCGCTGGCGCTGGGGCCGCATACCTACGTCGGCGAACACCAGCTTATCTGCCGCAAGGGTGAGAGCGGCGGCGTGAAGCGCGTCGGGCTGGATAACCACTCGGCGGATCAGAAAATCATGACCGAAGCCTGTTTTGGCGGTCAGGATGTGGAACTGATTGATCTGCCGTATCACGAAAGCCTCCAGCGCATTGCGAAAGGCGATGTGGATGCGGTGATCTGGAACGTAGCGGCAGAAGCCGAGCTGGCCGTGTTGGGACTTGAAGCCACACCACTGACCGACGATCCGCGTTTCTTGCAGGCAACGGAGGCCGTGGTGCTGATCCGCGCAGACGACTACCCGATGCTGCAACTGTTGCGTGCGGTGGTCGACAAAGCGGCGCTGCTTGCCCATCAACAGCGCGTCGCAAACGGCGAACAGGAACCGAGTTATTAA
- a CDS encoding PRD domain-containing protein, which produces MENRLNLLCEAGVIDKPVCNTMLRVVRRLETEWRLPVRTEQGAMAITHMASALMRSRRGEVIEPLDAELLADMAQSPSWPAILQAHKALLKECDVRLHTSEEGYLLANLYGLWMAAQDNV; this is translated from the coding sequence ATGGAAAACAGACTCAATCTGCTGTGCGAGGCGGGTGTCATCGACAAACCGGTGTGCAATACCATGCTGCGGGTTGTCAGGCGACTGGAAACAGAGTGGCGTCTACCGGTACGCACCGAGCAGGGCGCGATGGCGATAACCCATATGGCGAGCGCGCTCATGCGCAGCCGTCGTGGAGAAGTGATTGAACCGCTGGATGCTGAACTGCTGGCGGACATGGCGCAATCTCCTTCCTGGCCCGCCATTTTACAGGCGCATAAAGCGCTGCTGAAAGAGTGCGATGTCAGGCTCCACACCAGTGAAGAAGGCTATCTGCTGGCGAACCTGTACGGACTGTGGATGGCCGCGCAGGACAACGTCTGA
- a CDS encoding YhfX family PLP-dependent enzyme, which yields MFIHALKRQNPALITAAVDLWQQGKIAPDSWVIDVDQVMENGRRLLAVAQEQGIELYLMTKQLGRNPWLAEKLLQLGYAGIVVVDYKESRVMRRAGLPVAHQGHLVQIPSRQVSDAVAQGTDVITLYSLEKAREVSAAAVKAGREQKVMLKVYGEDDFLYPGQESGFPLFGLTDMAAEIRRLPGLRLIGLTHFPCLLWDEQSAQTVPTPNLHTLVAARRQLADAGIAIEQLNAPSASSCASLPLLAKYGVTHAEPGHALTGTLPANQQGDQPERIAMLWLSEISHHFRGDSYCYGGGYYRRGHAQNALVFTPGTDTPVATTLKAVDVSSIDYYLPLAGEHPVGSAVVFCFRTQIFVTRSDVVLVSGIQRGAAHIVARYDSLGNVLEE from the coding sequence ATGTTTATACATGCACTGAAACGCCAGAACCCTGCTCTTATCACTGCCGCTGTCGATTTGTGGCAACAAGGAAAAATTGCGCCGGACAGCTGGGTCATTGATGTCGACCAGGTGATGGAAAATGGCCGACGTCTGCTGGCGGTGGCGCAGGAGCAGGGCATCGAACTTTATCTGATGACCAAGCAGCTCGGGCGTAATCCCTGGCTGGCGGAGAAGCTCCTGCAACTGGGGTACGCCGGTATCGTGGTCGTCGATTACAAAGAGAGCCGTGTGATGCGCCGCGCCGGGCTGCCGGTGGCGCATCAGGGGCATCTGGTGCAAATCCCCTCCCGGCAGGTCAGCGACGCGGTGGCGCAAGGGACGGATGTCATCACGCTCTATTCACTGGAAAAAGCGCGCGAAGTTTCGGCGGCCGCCGTAAAAGCAGGTCGTGAACAGAAGGTGATGCTCAAAGTCTACGGCGAAGATGATTTTCTCTACCCGGGCCAGGAGAGTGGCTTTCCGCTGTTCGGTCTGACGGACATGGCGGCTGAAATTCGCCGTCTCCCCGGCCTACGGCTGATCGGATTAACCCATTTTCCCTGCCTGCTGTGGGATGAGCAATCCGCACAGACGGTGCCAACGCCAAATCTGCATACGCTGGTCGCCGCCCGACGGCAACTGGCAGACGCGGGGATCGCCATCGAACAGCTTAACGCGCCTTCCGCCAGCAGCTGCGCCTCGCTACCACTGCTGGCGAAATACGGCGTGACCCATGCCGAGCCGGGGCATGCGCTGACCGGCACCCTGCCTGCCAATCAACAGGGTGATCAGCCTGAACGTATCGCCATGCTCTGGCTGAGCGAAATTTCACACCATTTTCGTGGCGACAGTTACTGCTATGGCGGTGGTTATTATCGTCGCGGCCATGCACAAAACGCGCTGGTGTTCACGCCCGGCACTGACACGCCCGTGGCAACGACCCTGAAGGCCGTGGATGTCAGCAGCATTGATTATTACCTGCCGCTGGCGGGTGAGCACCCGGTCGGCAGTGCGGTCGTGTTTTGCTTCCGTACGCAGATCTTCGTGACGCGCAGCGATGTGGTGCTGGTGTCCGGTATTCAGCGCGGCGCGGCACACATTGTCGCCCGTTACGACAGTCTCGGAAACGTTCTGGAGGAGTAA
- a CDS encoding phosphopentomutase: protein MARCVVLVIDSFGVGAMNDVARVRPQDAGANTCGHILARLPHLSLPTLEKLGLINALGYTPGAMKPSATAVWGVAELQHEGGDTFMGHQEILGTRPQAPLRMPFSEVIDPVESALKDAGWQVERRGGDLAFLWVNQTVAVGDNLEADLGQVYNVTANLSAIPFAQVQNIGRVVREQVQVGRVIAFGGALADSQRILDAVETKEARFIGINAPRSGAYEKGFQVMHMGYGVDARAQVPHKLHEAGIPTVLVGKVADIVSNPHGRSWQNLVDSQRIMDITLEEFNAHSTVFICTNIQETDLAGHAEDVARYADRLQLVDRNLALLMAAMTQEDCLIVMADHGNDPTIGHSHHTREVVPVLVYQPGMAPARLGVRTTLSDVGATVCEFFGAAPPQNGTSFLSALRLTGDAR from the coding sequence ATGGCGCGATGTGTGGTGTTGGTTATCGACAGCTTTGGGGTCGGCGCAATGAACGATGTGGCGCGGGTAAGGCCACAGGATGCAGGGGCGAATACCTGCGGGCATATCCTCGCCCGGTTGCCGCACTTATCGCTGCCGACGCTGGAAAAGCTGGGGCTTATTAATGCGCTGGGCTATACGCCGGGGGCGATGAAACCCTCTGCTACAGCGGTATGGGGTGTGGCGGAATTACAGCACGAAGGCGGCGATACCTTTATGGGTCATCAGGAGATTTTAGGTACCCGCCCGCAGGCACCGCTGCGCATGCCGTTCAGCGAGGTGATAGATCCTGTCGAAAGCGCGCTGAAAGACGCAGGCTGGCAGGTGGAGCGGCGCGGCGGCGATCTGGCATTTTTGTGGGTAAACCAGACGGTGGCGGTAGGGGATAACCTCGAAGCGGATTTAGGCCAGGTCTACAACGTGACGGCCAATCTCTCTGCCATCCCTTTTGCGCAAGTGCAGAATATCGGACGTGTGGTGCGTGAGCAGGTTCAGGTGGGACGCGTCATCGCCTTTGGCGGCGCGCTGGCAGACAGCCAGCGGATTCTGGATGCGGTGGAGACAAAAGAGGCGCGCTTTATCGGTATCAATGCGCCGCGCTCCGGTGCCTATGAAAAGGGTTTTCAGGTGATGCATATGGGGTATGGCGTGGATGCCAGGGCGCAGGTGCCCCACAAGCTCCATGAAGCGGGCATCCCCACCGTTCTGGTGGGCAAAGTAGCGGACATTGTCAGTAATCCGCATGGCCGCAGCTGGCAAAATCTGGTGGACAGCCAGCGCATCATGGACATCACGCTTGAGGAATTTAACGCCCATTCGACTGTGTTTATCTGCACCAATATCCAGGAAACCGATCTCGCTGGTCATGCCGAAGATGTGGCCCGTTACGCTGACCGCCTGCAGCTCGTCGACCGCAATCTTGCGCTGCTAATGGCGGCAATGACGCAGGAAGATTGTCTGATCGTCATGGCCGATCACGGTAACGATCCAACCATTGGTCACAGCCATCACACCCGCGAAGTGGTGCCGGTGCTGGTGTATCAGCCGGGGATGGCACCTGCCCGGCTGGGCGTTCGCACCACCTTGTCTGATGTGGGGGCGACAGTTTGTGAATTTTTCGGCGCGGCACCGCCGCAAAACGGCACTTCATTTCTTTCGGCACTGCGACTGACAGGAGACGCGCGATGA
- a CDS encoding phosphotriesterase-related protein has protein sequence MNFDPTGYTYAHEHLHIDLSGFKNNPDCRLDQYDLICQEMRELRAAGVSNVIEMSNRYMGRNPQFLLDIMRDSGMHVVACTGYYQDAFFPEHVTTRSVAQLAQEMVDEIVIGIDGTDLKAGIIAEIGSSEGVITPREEKVFIAAARAHNETGRPISTHTSFSTMGLEQLALLKAQGVDLSRVVIGHCDLKDNLDNILRMIDLGAYVQFDTIGKNNYYPDEKRIGMLHALRDHGLLNRVMLSMDITRRSHLKANGGTGYGYLLTSFIPQLRHCGFSQADVDIMLRDNPSQFFQ, from the coding sequence ATGAATTTTGACCCGACGGGTTACACCTATGCCCATGAGCATCTGCATATCGATCTCTCCGGCTTCAAGAATAACCCTGACTGCCGCCTGGATCAGTACGATCTGATCTGCCAGGAAATGCGCGAACTGCGCGCCGCAGGCGTAAGCAACGTGATTGAGATGTCCAACCGCTATATGGGGCGTAACCCACAGTTTTTGCTTGATATTATGCGCGATAGCGGTATGCATGTCGTGGCCTGCACGGGGTATTACCAGGATGCCTTTTTCCCGGAACATGTCACTACCCGCAGCGTGGCGCAACTGGCGCAGGAGATGGTGGATGAGATTGTTATCGGTATTGATGGCACCGATCTGAAGGCGGGCATCATCGCCGAGATTGGCTCCAGCGAAGGGGTGATCACCCCGCGTGAGGAAAAGGTGTTTATCGCCGCCGCGCGGGCGCACAACGAAACCGGACGCCCCATCTCGACCCATACCTCTTTCAGTACCATGGGGCTTGAGCAACTGGCGCTGCTAAAGGCTCAGGGCGTCGATCTGTCCCGCGTGGTTATCGGCCATTGCGATCTGAAAGATAACCTCGACAACATCTTACGCATGATCGATCTGGGCGCGTATGTGCAGTTCGATACCATCGGTAAAAACAACTACTACCCGGACGAAAAACGCATCGGCATGCTGCACGCGTTGCGTGACCATGGATTGCTGAACCGCGTCATGCTCTCGATGGATATTACCCGCCGTTCCCATTTAAAAGCCAACGGCGGCACTGGCTACGGCTATCTGTTGACCTCATTTATCCCACAGCTGCGCCACTGCGGATTCTCTCAGGCCGATGTGGACATCATGTTGCGCGATAACCCCTCACAATTTTTCCAATAA
- a CDS encoding DUF2620 domain-containing protein produces the protein MKKIGVAGLQREQIKKTIETAAPGCFEVFIHNDMDAAMKVKAGQLDYYIGACNTGAGAALSIAIAVIGYNKSCTIAKPGIKAKDEHIAKMIAEGKVAFGLSVEHVEHAIPMLVNHLK, from the coding sequence ATGAAAAAGATTGGCGTTGCTGGCTTACAGCGTGAGCAGATTAAAAAGACCATCGAAACGGCGGCTCCGGGCTGCTTTGAGGTGTTCATCCACAACGACATGGATGCGGCGATGAAGGTAAAAGCGGGACAGCTGGATTATTACATTGGTGCCTGCAACACGGGCGCGGGTGCCGCGTTGTCGATTGCCATTGCGGTGATTGGCTACAACAAAAGCTGCACCATCGCGAAGCCGGGCATTAAAGCGAAAGACGAACATATCGCCAAAATGATTGCGGAAGGGAAGGTGGCATTTGGCCTCTCCGTCGAGCATGTAGAACATGCGATCCCGATGCTGGTTAACCATCTGAAATAA
- a CDS encoding YhfT family protein gives MDLYIQIIVVACLTGMTSLLAHRSAAVFHDGIRPILPQLIEGYMNRREAGSIAFGLSIGFVASVGISFTLKTGLLNAWLLFLPTDILGVLAANSLLAFGLGAVWGVLLLTCLLPVNQLLTALPVDVLGSLGELSSPVVSAFALFPLVAIFYQFGWKHSLLAAVVVLMTRVLVVRYLPHLNPESIEIFIGMLMLLAIAIAITHDLRQRGDAEADTSGLSVFEERTSRIIKNLPYIAIVGALIAAVASMKIFAGSEVSIFTLEKAYSVGITPEQSQTLVNQAALAELMRGLGFVPLIATTALATGVYAVAGFTFVYAVGYLAPNPWLAAILGAVVISAEVLLLRSIGKWLGRYPSVRNASDNIRNAMNMLMEMALLVGSIFAAIKMAGYTGFSIAVALYFLNESLGRPVQKMAAPVIAVMITGIVLNILYWAGLFIPA, from the coding sequence ATGGATCTGTATATTCAGATTATCGTGGTGGCTTGTCTGACGGGGATGACGTCGCTGCTGGCGCACCGCTCGGCCGCCGTGTTCCATGACGGTATCCGGCCCATTTTGCCCCAGCTGATTGAGGGCTATATGAACCGCCGCGAAGCGGGGAGCATCGCCTTTGGCCTGAGTATCGGCTTTGTGGCCTCGGTGGGCATCTCCTTCACTCTCAAGACGGGTCTGCTCAATGCGTGGCTGCTGTTCCTGCCGACGGATATTCTCGGCGTGCTGGCGGCAAACAGTCTGCTGGCGTTTGGCCTGGGCGCTGTCTGGGGTGTGCTGCTGCTGACCTGCCTGCTGCCAGTTAACCAATTGCTGACGGCATTGCCTGTGGATGTGCTGGGGAGCCTTGGCGAACTCAGCTCGCCGGTGGTTTCCGCCTTCGCTCTTTTTCCGCTGGTGGCGATCTTTTACCAGTTTGGGTGGAAGCACAGCCTGCTGGCTGCCGTAGTGGTACTGATGACCCGCGTGCTGGTGGTGCGTTACTTGCCACATCTCAATCCGGAATCGATTGAGATTTTCATCGGTATGCTGATGCTGCTGGCCATCGCCATCGCCATCACGCACGATCTGCGTCAGCGTGGCGATGCGGAGGCCGATACCAGCGGGCTGTCGGTATTTGAGGAACGAACGTCGCGCATCATCAAAAACCTGCCTTATATCGCCATTGTCGGGGCGCTGATCGCCGCCGTTGCCAGCATGAAAATTTTTGCCGGCAGCGAGGTGTCCATTTTTACCCTGGAGAAAGCGTATTCCGTGGGGATCACCCCGGAGCAGTCGCAGACGCTGGTCAATCAGGCGGCACTGGCGGAACTGATGCGCGGGCTGGGTTTTGTGCCGCTGATCGCCACTACTGCGCTGGCGACGGGCGTCTATGCGGTGGCGGGCTTTACCTTTGTGTATGCCGTCGGTTATCTGGCACCCAATCCCTGGCTGGCGGCTATTCTCGGCGCGGTGGTGATTTCCGCAGAAGTGCTGCTGCTGCGTTCAATCGGCAAATGGCTTGGACGCTATCCGTCTGTCCGCAACGCCTCGGATAATATTCGCAACGCCATGAATATGCTGATGGAAATGGCGCTGCTGGTCGGTTCAATCTTTGCAGCCATCAAAATGGCGGGTTATACCGGCTTCTCCATTGCGGTTGCTCTCTATTTCCTCAACGAATCGCTTGGTCGTCCGGTGCAGAAGATGGCGGCCCCGGTGATCGCGGTGATGATCACCGGCATTGTGCTGAATATTCTCTACTGGGCGGGATTGTTCATTCCCGCCTGA
- a CDS encoding aminotransferase class I/II-fold pyridoxal phosphate-dependent enzyme, whose product MKTFPLKSLSLAEAQQKQFALVDTICRHFPGADFLAGGDLGLSPGLNQPRITQRVENVLAEAFHAEAAVLVQGAGTGAIRAALAALLRPGQRLLVHDAPVYPTSQVIIGQMGIVLVRADFNNLAATEQAITEHRPHAALVQHTRQQPQDSYRLAEVLEMLAQHAVPTVTDDNYAVMKVDRIGCECGATLSTFSCFKLFGPEGVGAVAGQAEAIARIRSTLYSGGSQIQGPQAVDVLRGLVFAPVMHAVQAGVSERLLTLLNNGRIPEVKQAVLANAQSKVLIVEFHQPIAQAVLIEAQKRGALPYPVGAESKYEIPPLFYRLSGTFREVRPELAQAAIRINPNRSGEETVLRILHESIKQAIAGH is encoded by the coding sequence ATGAAGACATTTCCCCTGAAAAGTTTGTCCCTTGCCGAGGCGCAGCAAAAGCAGTTTGCGCTGGTGGATACGATTTGCCGTCATTTCCCCGGCGCAGATTTCCTGGCCGGAGGTGATCTGGGGCTGAGTCCGGGGCTGAATCAGCCACGGATAACGCAGCGTGTGGAAAACGTGCTGGCCGAGGCCTTTCATGCTGAGGCGGCGGTACTGGTGCAGGGGGCGGGAACGGGGGCGATCCGCGCCGCGCTTGCCGCATTGCTCAGACCCGGCCAGCGTTTGCTGGTGCATGATGCGCCGGTTTATCCAACGTCGCAGGTGATTATCGGGCAAATGGGGATCGTGCTGGTCAGGGCAGACTTCAATAACCTGGCGGCAACAGAACAGGCCATTACTGAGCACCGTCCCCATGCCGCGCTGGTACAGCATACGCGTCAGCAACCGCAGGACAGTTATCGGCTGGCGGAGGTCCTTGAGATGCTGGCGCAGCACGCTGTGCCGACGGTGACCGATGACAATTACGCGGTGATGAAAGTCGATCGTATTGGCTGCGAATGTGGGGCGACGTTGTCGACATTTTCCTGCTTTAAGCTGTTTGGGCCAGAAGGCGTCGGCGCGGTGGCAGGACAAGCAGAGGCTATCGCCCGTATTCGATCAACCCTCTACTCGGGCGGCAGCCAGATCCAGGGGCCGCAGGCGGTGGACGTCCTGCGCGGTCTGGTTTTTGCGCCGGTCATGCACGCGGTGCAGGCGGGGGTCAGCGAGCGTTTGCTCACGCTGCTGAACAATGGACGCATCCCGGAGGTAAAACAGGCGGTGCTGGCGAATGCGCAGTCAAAGGTGCTCATCGTTGAGTTTCATCAGCCGATCGCACAGGCCGTGCTGATTGAGGCGCAAAAACGCGGCGCGCTACCGTATCCGGTAGGCGCAGAATCGAAGTATGAGATCCCGCCGCTGTTTTATCGGCTTTCAGGGACTTTCCGTGAGGTAAGACCCGAACTCGCGCAGGCGGCGATCCGCATTAACCCAAACCGCAGCGGCGAAGAAACGGTGTTACGTATTTTGCACGAGAGCATAAAGCAAGCCATAGCCGGTCACTGA
- a CDS encoding YhfL family protein encodes MKKIVKIAVLFAAVATLSACTGHVQNKANNCSYDYLLHPAISISKIIGGCGPAAAQ; translated from the coding sequence ATGAAGAAGATCGTTAAAATCGCTGTGCTGTTTGCAGCTGTCGCTACCCTCTCCGCCTGTACGGGTCACGTGCAGAATAAAGCCAACAACTGCAGCTATGATTACCTGCTGCATCCGGCGATTTCCATTTCAAAAATCATCGGCGGCTGCGGCCCGGCAGCAGCACAGTAA
- the cysG gene encoding siroheme synthase CysG, whose product MHHLPIFCQLRGRDCLLVGGGDVAERKARLLMEAGARLTVNALAFSPQFTVWANEGMLTLAAGEFNDALLDTSWLVIAATDDNDVNQRVSDAAEARRIFCNVVDAPKEASFIMPSIIDRSPLMVAVSSGGTSPVLARLLREKLEAVLPQHLGQLAGYAGKLRERVKTHFDNVGERRRFWEKFFVNDRLAQSLANDDSQAVSDVTEQLLNEPLDKRGEVVLVGAGPGDAGLLTLKGLQQIQQADVVVYDRLVSDDIMNLVRRDADRIFVGKRAGYHCVPQEEINQILLRAAQSGKRVVRLKGGDPFIFGRGGEELETLCHAGIPFSVVPGITAASGCSAYSGIPLTHRDYAQSVRLITGHLKTGGELDWANLAAEKQTLVFYMGLNQAATIQAQLIAHGMESDMPVALVENGTSVKQRVVSGSLNELGELATQVASPALIIVGRVVALRDKLNWFSNH is encoded by the coding sequence GTGCACCATCTTCCGATCTTTTGTCAATTACGCGGTCGCGACTGCCTGCTGGTCGGCGGTGGCGATGTCGCAGAACGTAAAGCCCGACTGCTGATGGAAGCCGGTGCACGGCTGACCGTTAACGCGCTGGCCTTTTCTCCTCAGTTTACCGTCTGGGCAAACGAAGGCATGTTGACGCTGGCGGCAGGCGAGTTTAACGACGCGCTGCTCGACACCTCCTGGCTGGTGATTGCCGCCACCGACGATAACGACGTCAACCAGCGCGTCAGCGACGCTGCGGAAGCCCGACGCATTTTCTGCAACGTGGTGGATGCGCCGAAAGAAGCCAGCTTTATCATGCCGTCCATTATCGATCGTTCGCCGCTGATGGTGGCGGTCTCATCGGGCGGCACTTCCCCCGTACTGGCTCGTCTGTTGCGTGAGAAACTCGAAGCCGTGCTGCCGCAACATCTGGGCCAGCTTGCGGGCTATGCAGGTAAACTGCGTGAACGCGTAAAAACGCACTTTGATAACGTGGGCGAGCGCCGCCGTTTCTGGGAAAAATTCTTTGTGAACGATCGCCTCGCGCAGTCGCTTGCTAATGACGATTCCCAGGCCGTCAGCGACGTCACCGAACAACTGCTGAACGAGCCGCTGGACAAACGCGGCGAAGTGGTGCTGGTAGGTGCAGGGCCGGGTGATGCCGGACTGCTGACCTTAAAAGGCCTGCAACAGATCCAGCAGGCGGATGTGGTGGTCTACGACCGTCTGGTCTCCGACGACATTATGAACCTGGTACGCCGCGACGCCGACCGCATCTTCGTCGGTAAACGCGCGGGTTATCACTGCGTCCCGCAGGAAGAGATCAATCAGATCCTGCTGCGCGCTGCACAGTCCGGTAAACGCGTCGTGCGTCTGAAAGGCGGCGATCCCTTTATCTTCGGACGCGGTGGCGAGGAGCTGGAAACTCTGTGTCATGCGGGCATTCCCTTCTCGGTGGTACCGGGGATCACGGCGGCATCCGGATGTTCAGCCTATTCTGGCATTCCGCTGACCCATCGTGATTATGCCCAGAGCGTGCGACTGATCACCGGCCATCTGAAAACGGGTGGGGAACTGGACTGGGCCAACCTTGCCGCCGAAAAACAGACGCTGGTGTTTTACATGGGGCTGAACCAGGCCGCGACTATCCAGGCGCAGCTGATCGCCCACGGCATGGAAAGCGATATGCCGGTGGCACTGGTGGAAAACGGTACTTCGGTTAAGCAGCGGGTCGTTAGCGGTTCGCTCAATGAACTGGGGGAACTGGCAACCCAGGTGGCAAGCCCGGCGCTGATTATTGTCGGACGGGTGGTCGCCCTGCGCGATAAGCTCAACTGGTTTTCAAACCATTGA
- the nirC gene encoding nitrite transporter NirC produces the protein MFTDTINKCAANAARIARLSAQNPLGFWISSAMAGAYVGLGIILIFTLGNLLDPSVRPLVMGATFGIALTLVIIAGSELFTGHTMFLTFGVKAGTISHGQMWTILPQTWLGNLIGSVFVALLYNWGGGSLLPLDTSLVHTAALAKTTAPAGVLFFKGALCNWLVCLAIWMAVRTEGAAKFLAIWWCLLAFIASGYEHSVANMTLFALSWFGHHSEAYTLSGIGHNLLWVTLGNTLSGAVFMGLGYWYATPRAERPVAEKATLTETLGQ, from the coding sequence ATGTTTACCGACACCATTAATAAGTGTGCCGCGAACGCGGCGCGTATTGCCCGGCTCTCGGCGCAAAACCCGCTCGGCTTCTGGATCAGCTCCGCTATGGCGGGCGCTTATGTAGGGCTGGGTATCATCCTCATTTTCACTCTCGGTAACCTGCTCGATCCCAGCGTTCGTCCGCTGGTGATGGGGGCGACCTTTGGTATTGCCTTAACGCTGGTGATTATTGCCGGTTCTGAATTATTCACCGGCCACACCATGTTTCTGACCTTTGGCGTGAAAGCGGGCACCATCAGCCACGGCCAGATGTGGACTATCCTGCCGCAAACCTGGCTCGGTAACCTGATTGGCTCGGTGTTCGTCGCGCTACTCTATAACTGGGGCGGCGGCAGCCTGTTACCGCTCGATACCAGCCTTGTGCATACTGCGGCGCTGGCGAAAACCACCGCACCTGCGGGCGTGCTATTTTTCAAGGGCGCCCTGTGTAACTGGCTGGTTTGTCTGGCGATCTGGATGGCAGTGCGCACCGAAGGCGCAGCGAAATTCCTTGCCATCTGGTGGTGTCTGCTGGCGTTTATCGCCTCCGGCTACGAGCACTCCGTTGCCAACATGACGCTGTTCGCGCTCTCATGGTTTGGGCATCACAGTGAAGCCTATACCCTCTCCGGAATTGGACATAACCTCTTGTGGGTAACCCTCGGCAATACTTTATCCGGTGCCGTATTTATGGGTCTGGGTTATTGGTATGCTACTCCTCGCGCTGAACGCCCTGTTGCGGAAAAAGCGACGCTCACGGAAACCCTGGGCCAATAA
- the nirD gene encoding nitrite reductase small subunit NirD, whose amino-acid sequence MSQWNTICNIADIIPQTGVCALVNNQQVAIFRPRQDEEVFAISNIDPFFEASVLSRGLIAEHNGELWVASPLKKQRFRLRDGLCMEDESHSVAHFEARVKDGQVQVRG is encoded by the coding sequence ATGAGCCAGTGGAACACTATCTGCAACATCGCTGACATCATTCCGCAGACCGGCGTGTGCGCGCTGGTAAATAACCAGCAGGTGGCCATCTTTCGGCCGCGTCAGGACGAAGAGGTTTTCGCCATCAGCAATATCGACCCGTTTTTTGAAGCGAGCGTGCTGTCGCGCGGTCTGATTGCCGAGCACAACGGCGAGCTGTGGGTCGCCAGCCCGCTGAAAAAACAGCGTTTCCGCCTGCGGGATGGGCTGTGTATGGAAGATGAAAGCCACTCGGTCGCGCATTTCGAGGCGCGGGTCAAGGATGGCCAGGTGCAGGTGCGCGGTTAA